A segment of the Bradyrhizobium sp. CCBAU 53340 genome:
GGAAGAGGGATAGCGGGCAAGCAGCGTGCCGTCCCGGTGCAGCATCGAGATCGTCGCGCCGTCGCCGAGCCTGACGGTCTCGAAGAATTTCTCGAAATTGGCCGGCTCGATGCCGCGCCCGACGATACCCATGAATTCCCCGTGCGCTCCCATGATCCTGCGCACGATCAGGATGGTCCAGGCGCCGGAGATGCGGCTGTGAACCGGTTCGATCAGCACGTCGGGCGCCTGCGGATCGTATCGGAAGGCGCGGAAGTAGGCGCGGTCGGCGACGTTGACCTTCGGAGCCGGCCATGCCGTCGAGGAATTGATCACATTGCCGTCGGCGTCGATGATGTTGACGCCGCCCATGTACGGAAGCGCCTCGATCTTCGAGCGTAGCATCCGGTGCACGTCCTGGCCCGAGAGGCGCTTGCGGAAGTCCTCTGCGGTGGCAATGCCGGTCACGCGCACGTGGTCGACAAGATCCTTCTGGATGACCGCGAAGTCCTGCAATTGCTGGTCGAAATGATGGGCGAGCAGCAAGACGGTGTTTTCCAGCTCGCGGCTGGAGTTGCGCAGCGCGCGTTCGCGAAAGTTCTGTGCCATCAGCACCGCGCCGACGGCGATCGCAGCGATCAGGAGCGTGCCGCCCACCACGAGCCAGCGGATGGGTCCGCTACGCACGAAGGCCTGGTCAAGCCGAGTTCCGTATCTCGTCATCATGCCGATCGTTGCCGTGCACACGTCTGGGTCATTCGCGATCCCCGTCACATCCGTCGGTTTACGGGATCGATGTGGAGGCGACGTTAGGAATCGCGGTTAATGCGACATGAACCGCGATGCGCAAATGCAATCGATGCGGATGGCGAGAGCCGTGCAGATTTTGCCTGCATGGTCGAGATGACCATCCGTCCTTGCCGGTCCCAGCGACGTCAACCAGCGCTTAACCAACTAACGTGCTGGCGATGCTCGATGTCGCGATGGCGCGCGGTTTGCAAACCAGGTTCGCTACCACGCAGAGAGGACGCGATCATGAAAAAGACTTTGAAGAATTTTTGGGCCGACCAATCCGGCGCGACCGCAATCGAATACGGCCTGATCGCGGCCGGCATTTCGCTCGCCATCATCACCGTCGTGAACGGCCTGGGCAGCAAGCTCAACACCAAGTTCGGATCGATCAGCGCGGCGCTGAGATAATCGCGAGATCAGGCGCGATAGTGGCCCGATTTGCCGCCGAGCTTCTCGACGAGATGGATGCCCTCGATGCGCACGCCGCGCTCCACCGCCTTGATCATGTCGTAGATGGTGAGGCAGGCGACCGAGACCGCTGTCAGCGCTTCCATTTCGACGCCGGTGGGGCCGGTCACCTTGACGCTGGCGCGCACCATGCAGCCCGGCAGCTTCGCATCGGGTTCGATGTCGACCGTGACCTTCGACAGTGCGAGCGGATGACAGAGCGGGATCAGCTCCGCGGTGCGCTTGGCCGCCATGATTCCGGCGATGCGCGCGGTGCCGAGCACGTCGCCCTTCTTGGCATTGCCTGAGAGGATCAGGTCGAGCGTCGCCTTCTCCATGACGACGCGACCTTCGGCGACGGCGAGCCGCTCGGTTGCGGCCTTGTCCGAGACGTCGACCATCCGCGCTTCACCCGAAGCGCCGATATGGGTGAGGGCAGGGCCCGCCGTCTTCGATGGCCTGGTTTTCGCAGGCTTGCGCACCATGTCCTTGCGCGCCATCAGCGCGTGCCCGTGGCGCGGGCCCTGGTTTCGCGCGCGAGCAGCGTGCGCGTGGCCGCGGCGACGTCGGCCTGCCGCATCAGGCTTTCGCCGACCAGGAAGGTCGACATGCCGACGCGCGCGAGCCTGGCGAGGTCATCGGGCGTGAAGATGCCGCTCTCGCCGACCATCAGCCGCTCGCCGGGGATCAACGGCGCCAGTGTCTCGCTGGTCGCCAGCGTCGTCTCGAAGGTGCGCAGATTGCGA
Coding sequences within it:
- a CDS encoding Flp family type IVb pilin; the protein is MKKTLKNFWADQSGATAIEYGLIAAGISLAIITVVNGLGSKLNTKFGSISAALR
- the moaC gene encoding cyclic pyranopterin monophosphate synthase MoaC is translated as MVRKPAKTRPSKTAGPALTHIGASGEARMVDVSDKAATERLAVAEGRVVMEKATLDLILSGNAKKGDVLGTARIAGIMAAKRTAELIPLCHPLALSKVTVDIEPDAKLPGCMVRASVKVTGPTGVEMEALTAVSVACLTIYDMIKAVERGVRIEGIHLVEKLGGKSGHYRA